The Ricinus communis isolate WT05 ecotype wild-type chromosome 8, ASM1957865v1, whole genome shotgun sequence sequence TCCAGACCCTGTGGTATGTAAATCACTACTTCCTTTTCATCtaccctttttcttctttttcagaaTATGTTATAATGTTACAGGATTTTTTGCATTCCTGGaatatgttaaattaatatactttGGAAATATGTCTCTTCATCCAAGAGCGTATAAATAAGATGGTAAGTGTCCTTTCTAGCTTAACTAAATTCTCGAGTTCGAGCCTCGGATATTCAGCTGAGTTAAAACTTTTGAGGTAGTGTTTTGCCACCAGTAAGGGTCCTGTCCCAcacaaaaaaactaattaatcatGTATTCTTCTTTAACAATGAAGAGGTTTCGAATCATTTGTTGACAGGTAAATACATGCAATGGTTTCTATTGTGACTATTTCTCTCCCAATAAAGCTTACAAACCAACAATGTGGACTGAGGCTTGGACTGGCTGGTAAACATTCTATATCCTCCATTACTCCTTAATTATCGCACTGTTCTATGGGGGTAattgttgtttatttattttatgtatatctTAAAGGTTTACAGACTTTGGAGGGCCAATTCACCAGCGTCCAGTTGAGGATTTAGCATTTGCAGTTGCTCGGTTTATTCAGAAAGGAGGCTCCTTTGTTAACTATTACATGGTTAGTATACTAAATTTCCTGCTGAATTTGATACTAAAGAAGTAAAGTCTTCCTATATACATGATTCCACAAATCTTCTCACTCATTTTGACTGTTTAGAGAAGCAAacacctatatatatatatatatatatatatatatatacttgtcCTTTAGttgtaaaagtaaaaacaaaagaaacccAAGTTCCTTTATGCTCTTCTTGAGTTGTAAGGAAAACATTAAGTATCTGAACTTAAGTTTTCCTTTACTTTTCATGAAACTTCTTCCTTTTAAAAGGAGAATTCTGTTTGTTCAGGTTCCGGGATTTGgggaaaaagttaaaagaggaaaaagaaaaagctgaCTTTCATATTGTTTTCTGCAGTATCATGGAGGAACCAACTTTGGAAGAACTGCTGGAGGTCCTTTCATTACTACCAGCTATGACTATGATGCGCCTATTGATGAATATGGTGGAAAATATTGAATCCCATTTCAagtttttaatcaaataattcaTCTGTTAAACATACGAACTCACTCATGGCAGCTGCATTTTAACTTGGTAGGCTTGATTAGGCAACCTAAATATGGCCATTTGAAGGATCTTCACAAGGCTATTAAGCTATGTGAAAGAGCTTTGCTCAGTTCTGATCCTGTTGTCACAACCTTGGGAAGTTATGAACAGGTCTGTTATCTCTACTAAATAACATAACACAAACATACAATTCAGACCTATTTATGGAAACCGGAATGACTGGATAACAAATACAATTTTCAGGCACATGTGTTCTCTTCCAATTCAGGAGATTGTGCTGCTTTCCTTGCAAACTACAATCCGAAGGCTACTGCAAAGGTGACATTTAATAACATGCATTACAACCTGCCACCTTGGTCCGTCAGCATCCTTCCTGATTGCAaaaatgttgttttcaatactGCCGAAGTAAGTGAAATGGACCGTTTGTAGCTCTAAGCAGTAGTAATtggtttttcattttttctttttctgcgGAGAATCACTTCGCATAATGGGaatgtgtgtatatatattttcatagtTGATAGAAAAATGTTTCCATCACTCAACATGCAGGCTGGAGTTCAACCATCCAAAATACAAATGTTGCCAACAGAGGCTAGATTCCTTTCATGGGAAGCCTTAAGTGAAGATATATCATCTGTTGATGATGATAAAATAGGTACAGTTGCTGGCCTGCTGGAGCAAATAAATGTCACTAGAGATGCTAGTGACTATCTATGGTACACAACTGGGTTAGTTACTTCCAAATTTCAGTTggcattttttctttttcaaaaccttgatGAACAAAATAATgacaaaagaagaattttcttatttctccAATTATATGTTGTTTCCAGTGTTCATATAAGCTCATCAGAAACATTTCTAGATGGAGGCCAACCTCCTATTCTGAAAGTGATTTCAGCAGGCCATGGGATCCATGTTTTTGTCAATGGACAGCTTTCTGGTACATACATTTATGTGAATGAGAATCACTgcattctattatttatagcCAAGTATCTTTTAATTCTGCAGAACCAATAAGAAATGATAGATGAGCTATAGATATGAATTgctaaagaatttaaaatattggGCGTGGCAGGATCTGTCTATGGTACTAGAGGAAATAGGAGAATCAGTTTTTCAGGAGAATTGAAGCAGCTGCATGCTGGAAGGAACAGAATCTCACTACTCAGTGTAGCAGTTGGATTGCCAGTTAATAGTTCAACGACTCCCCAATTTTAACAGATTTAATATCATTCTCTGTATGCTATATAGTAGctgtttcttgttttctttactATGAAAATTCTTTAGATAACCTATTGTGTTATACTACAAGCCAAGCGCTCATCACTGGGCTACTGGTGGAATGCTGTAGGAGTTGCTCCTTGAAAAGAAGTTCAAAAAACTTCGGTTCATTAGATTGTCAATTGTGCTCATTCTGTCATGTTTAATCTGTCAGGACCTTTTGGCACTGATCTTTTCTATGCTAAATTGGTGCAGAACAATGGTCCCCGCTTTGAGACATGGAACACAGGAGTTCTAGGGCCAGTTGTTATCCATGGCCTGGACCAAGGACACAGGGACTTGACATGGCAGAAATGGTCATACAAGGTCCTTCAATTCATGTCTTCTTTTATCTTATTCTGAGGCCCTTTTTAGCTTTGTTTTTACTTTCTAAGTagattttgtttatatatgtAGGTTGGACTTAAAGGAGAGGACTTGAACCTTGGATCTCCAAATTCTATTCCGTCAATTAATTGGATGCAGGAGTCAGCCATGGTGGCAGAGAGACAACCATTGACTTGGCATAGGGTATGGCACCAAGCAATTCGAAAtaatgttgatttttttttttttctatttttcttattcataGATATACGAACTACATAATAAAAGTAATCATCATAATACTTTTTGTAAAAGCAAGTAAAAGTGAAAATTGTGAGaatttgaaattcaaaatcttCATTTTACAAGAGCAAATGCTGTTACTACTTAAAAGTTGAGCCAAGTATGAAGTCTAAAATTTATGATGTGTGATGACATGAGCTAACTCTCTTGCAACTATTGGGCTGCACTTGGGTGCCAATTGATATAGGACATTATTAGACAGGCCTGTTaatcaaagaaacaaaattgagCATGAAAAATGGGTCCTAGGGCTAATTTGTGATATGTAATCGGAGTTGCAGGCCTTCTTTGATGCACCAAGAGGAGATGATCCCTTGGCTTTGGACATGAGCAGCATGGTGAAGGGTCAGGTGTGGATAAATGGCAATAGCATTGGAAGATATTGGACTGTTTATGCTGATGGCAATTGCACTGCATGTAGTTATTCCGGAACATTCCGCCCTTCAACCTGCCAATTTGGTTGTGGTCAACCCACTCAAAAATGGTACCATCTTTCTCAACACTCTCCAATTAttcctaattttttattttcttttctttaaaagaaaattattagagGTTAAATAGACCGGTGAATCTGAGACTTGAACTCgagatttttcaatttttacaagataaaattataaatgagaTCGCTTTTTCAGTTTTTGCAAATTAGAATTACAAATTAGATGTCTTTTAACAAATGGTATAGTTGTTGCTAATTTGTTATTACTCTTCAGGTACCATATTCCTAGATCATTGCTAAAGCCAACTGAAAACCTATTGGTAGTGTTTGAAGAAATTGGAGGAGATGTATCAAAGATTTATCTTGTAAAAAGATTAGTCACTAGTAGCTAATTTTGGAACATATTCCTACCAAGAGCTTCCCATTCTGGTCATGCCAATTGATAGGGGCATTAAATCATCACAATTTAGAAGGGTTAGAGACCAGCTATTGTGTATAATACCCAttgctttttaatttttattttatatggcATATAAATTGCGTGATTTAAACTTTTTACTcgcatattattttaagaaaaaaataaattattaaaagttatgtctattatttgattactaattttataattttttttatctttaataattttagataatagTTTAATGGCTAAAATCttaagaagaataaatattattaaattaaatatgtttaactaAAAGTTTTAACGACTTTTAGTAATTATTCCTAACAAAGAGAATGATCAGActcaatattattatactcAACGTTTAATCTTTCACCGTCTAATTATTTCCATACATTATTAGGATTTAgctaaaaaaatctaatttcttgatttaaatatataaaataatttagatttatttatttaattacaaattctAATTTCACTGTCCTCGAACGTGTTACGAAATTTGTGGTGGAAGGACTGCACGGCTATAGCAAGGCATGATAGCAACAAAAAGGCTTATCAATCACACAATTCAcaagtcaaaagaaaaaaaaaaaaaaaaaaaccagcTAAATTTAAGAGATAATTCAACTATTAGGAGcgtttattattgaaaatgaaagattttagatttaagtttttcttttttctgcaTTAGatgtattttttagtttaacgatgactgtaaaaaaaaaaaaaaaagcaaccAGGTAGCAGTAGCAGACTACTGTGCTTTGATGGATCCGTGACAAGGCTGATTCCATCTTCgtccaaaagaaaatgaaccAATTTGGGATTAGGTGTCTTTTGCTAGTAGAGTACCAAAGTACTTACGTGGGGGGTAAAACCATCACGAGATTTAAATACATgcatgaataataataattgctaGTCTTTTCTATAATGCTAAATTTGACAATTTATATGGTCCCTCCTTCCAATTCCTTTTCAAGCAACCATTGtctataaaaatgaaaactgAAAAAGGTAACAAAATTTGCCTAATATCTTATGCAACAAAGGCCCTATGGTACAAGTACCCTTTACCCCACTGATGGATAAACATTTCTTCTCTATAATCACCAAACTGTTTACTGCCGAAAactgagattttgaatttaagaTCTTTTGTATGTAAATATCATGGTTTATtcactttatttataaaaagaaagaatttccttttcttatttaagACACTAATATATGgtaattatatttactttaaaaagaaataatagttataaatacttttactctttttacctattaacaaaaaaagataCAGTGTACTCTATAAGGaacattaaactaaaatagaataaaatggGCAATATCATAGGAGAACCCATTTGCTAATTCAATTAGGGTTATTAATGTAAGCCgtcattatattttatatttagattctGTTTGGTATGAAATAAGTAAGGAGAGGAAGTAGCACTTTTTGAGAAATATAAGTTTTAGTTATTGTTTTGAATgcatgattaaaaaaatttcttataaaa is a genomic window containing:
- the LOC8284336 gene encoding beta-galactosidase 3 isoform X2, with amino-acid sequence MWRMELWLQMQKFTQKIVQMMKDEQLYESQGGPIILSQIENEYEPEDKAFGAAGHAYMTWAAHMAVSLNTGVPWVMCKEFDAPDPVVNTCNGFYCDYFSPNKAYKPTMWTEAWTGWFTDFGGPIHQRPVEDLAFAVARFIQKGGSFVNYYMYHGGTNFGRTAGGPFITTSYDYDAPIDEYGLIRQPKYGHLKDLHKAIKLCERALLSSDPVVTTLGSYEQAHVFSSNSGDCAAFLANYNPKATAKVTFNNMHYNLPPWSVSILPDCKNVVFNTAEAGVQPSKIQMLPTEARFLSWEALSEDISSVDDDKIGTVAGLLEQINVTRDASDYLWYTTGVHISSSETFLDGGQPPILKVISAGHGIHVFVNGQLSGSVYGTRGNRRISFSGELKQLHAGRNRISLLSVAVGLPNNGPRFETWNTGVLGPVVIHGLDQGHRDLTWQKWSYKVGLKGEDLNLGSPNSIPSINWMQESAMVAERQPLTWHRAFFDAPRGDDPLALDMSSMVKGQVWINGNSIGRYWTVYADGNCTACSYSGTFRPSTCQFGCGQPTQKWYHIPRSLLKPTENLLVVFEEIGGDVSKIYLVKRLVTSS
- the LOC8284336 gene encoding beta-galactosidase 3 isoform X1 — its product is MEGNSATKWLSLCVVLLSLSSQIIECNVTYDKKALIINGQKRILFSGSIHYPRSTPQMWEGLIQKAKDGGLDVIDTYVFWNLHEPSPGNYNFEGRNDLVQFIKLVHKAGLYVHLRIGPYICGEWNFGGFPVWLKYIPGMIFRTDNEPFKLQMQKFTQKIVQMMKDEQLYESQGGPIILSQIENEYEPEDKAFGAAGHAYMTWAAHMAVSLNTGVPWVMCKEFDAPDPVVNTCNGFYCDYFSPNKAYKPTMWTEAWTGWFTDFGGPIHQRPVEDLAFAVARFIQKGGSFVNYYMYHGGTNFGRTAGGPFITTSYDYDAPIDEYGLIRQPKYGHLKDLHKAIKLCERALLSSDPVVTTLGSYEQAHVFSSNSGDCAAFLANYNPKATAKVTFNNMHYNLPPWSVSILPDCKNVVFNTAEAGVQPSKIQMLPTEARFLSWEALSEDISSVDDDKIGTVAGLLEQINVTRDASDYLWYTTGVHISSSETFLDGGQPPILKVISAGHGIHVFVNGQLSGSVYGTRGNRRISFSGELKQLHAGRNRISLLSVAVGLPNNGPRFETWNTGVLGPVVIHGLDQGHRDLTWQKWSYKVGLKGEDLNLGSPNSIPSINWMQESAMVAERQPLTWHRAFFDAPRGDDPLALDMSSMVKGQVWINGNSIGRYWTVYADGNCTACSYSGTFRPSTCQFGCGQPTQKWYHIPRSLLKPTENLLVVFEEIGGDVSKIYLVKRLVTSS